A genome region from Coprococcus phoceensis includes the following:
- the cptIN gene encoding type III toxin-antitoxin system CptIN family toxin: MIYQEGYVYHIKDEYFEKVQDSNLMQNKEGGTYRPTFYCLRDSKTSLLWMVPLSSRVKKFKAIHDKQVAKYGKCLTIVLGEFDGKEAAFLLQNMFPIRDYYLDHIHTRNNNPVPVKHSLHKEVTTRMKKIRQLHSKGKKVVFPDIDRLEQIMLAEVKDNAAE; the protein is encoded by the coding sequence ATGATATACCAAGAAGGATACGTTTACCATATTAAAGATGAATACTTTGAAAAAGTACAGGATTCCAACTTAATGCAGAACAAAGAGGGCGGTACATATCGTCCTACTTTTTACTGTCTGCGTGACAGTAAAACTTCTCTGTTATGGATGGTTCCGCTCAGTTCGCGTGTAAAAAAATTTAAAGCAATACACGATAAACAGGTGGCTAAATACGGAAAGTGCCTAACGATTGTTTTAGGCGAATTTGATGGAAAAGAAGCTGCTTTTCTTCTCCAGAATATGTTTCCAATCAGAGATTACTATCTTGACCACATACATACTCGAAATAATAATCCGGTTCCTGTTAAGCATTCCCTTCACAAAGAAGTAACAACACGTATGAAGAAAATTCGTCAGCTTCATTCCAAAGGCAAAAAAGTTGTATTTCCAGATATTGACCGACTTGAGCAGATTATGCTTGCAGAAGTAAAAGATAACGCAGCCGAGTAA